From Passer domesticus isolate bPasDom1 chromosome 20, bPasDom1.hap1, whole genome shotgun sequence, one genomic window encodes:
- the TEN1 gene encoding CST complex subunit TEN1, which produces MLPSAAVYYFPWEINSSVPEGKTLRTFGRLCSYDLARSEAILTTQHGSAQYQVCVDTKFVEPFQAQVGSSYMVLGEAEHREETSSPVVKARILTCVEGMNVALLEQAIQEQRKYFSERQEQRESSTS; this is translated from the exons ATGCTGCCAAGTGCTGCTGTCTATTACTTCCCGTGGGAGATCAACAGCTCAGTCCCTGAGGGGAAGACACTGAGGACGTTTGGCAG GTTATGCTCCTATGACCTGGCCCGATCTGAAGCCATTCTCACCACGCAGCACGGCTCGGCTCAGTACCAGGTCTGTGTTGACACCAAGTTTGTGGAGCCATTCCAAGCCCAAGTGGGATCTTCCTACATGGTCCTGGGAGAGGCTGAACACAGGGAAG aaacTTCCAGTCCTGTGGTAAAAGCACGAATATTGACCTGCGTGGAGGGGATGAATGTGGCCCTGCTGGAACAAGCcatccaggagcagaggaaataCTTCAGtgagaggcaggagcagagggaaagcagcacctcctga
- the CDK3 gene encoding cyclin-dependent kinase 3 isoform X1 — MEAIQASFQKVEKIGEGTYGVVYKARNKRTGQLVALKKIRLDAESEGVPSTAIREISLLKELKHPNIVRLLDVIHSQKKLYMVFEYLNQDLKKYMDSCQAGELPLSLVKNYLFQLLQGVSFCHSHRVIHRDLKPQNLLINEAGAIKLADFGLARAFGVPLRTYTHEVVTLWYRAPEILLGCRYYSTPVDIWSIGCIFAEMMTRKALFPGDSEIDQLFQIFRTLGTPTEVTWPGVTQLPDYKGSFPRWPRKEMKDIVPNLDRDGRDLLTQLLLYDPSKRISAKAALNHQYFLCRNSGSPEQPPVLRRDCR, encoded by the exons ATGGAGGCCATCCAGGCGTCCTTCCAGAAGGTGGAGAAGATTGGGGAGGGCACCTATGGCGTGGTGTACAAGGCTCGCAACAAGCGCACGGGGCAGCTGGTGGCCCTCAAGAAGATCCGCCTGGACGC GGAGTCAgagggtgtccccagcactgcaatCCGAGAAATCTCactgctgaaggagctgaagcaCCCGAACATAGTCAG GCTCCTGGATGTCATACACAGCCAGAAGAAGCTCTACATGGTGTTTGAGTATCTGAATCAGGACCTGAAGAAGTACATGGACTCATGCCAAGCTGGAGAGCTTCCTTTAAGCTTGGTCAAG AACTaccttttccagctgctgcagggtgtgAGCTTCTGCCACTCGCACAGGGTCATCCACAGGGACTTGAAGCCACAGAACTTGCTCATTAACGAAGCAGGAGCAATCAAGCTGGCTGATTTTGGACTGGCAAGAGCCTTCGGGGTCCCCCTCCGCACATACACTCATGAG GTGGTGACTCTGTGGTACCGAGCCCCTGAGATACTGCTGGGATGCAGATACTACTCAACCCCTGTGGATATCTGGAGCATTGGCTGCATCTTTGCAGAAATG atGACCAGGAAGGCCCTGTTTCCAGGGGACTCCGAGATCGATCAGCTCTTCCAGATCTTTCGCACTCTGGGCACTCCCACCGaggtgacctggcctggtgtgacCCAGCTCCCTGATTACAAGGGCAGCTTTCCCCGGTGGCCAAGGAAGGAGATGAAGGACATTGTTCCAAACTTAGATCGAGATGGGAGAGACTTACTGACG CAGTTGCTCCTGTATGATCCCAGCAAGCGCATCTCAGCCAAAGCAGCTCTCAACCACCAGTACTTCCTCTGCAGAAACTCTGGGAGCCCTGAACAGCCGCCTGTGCTGCGGAGGGACTGCAGATGA
- the CDK3 gene encoding cyclin-dependent kinase 3 isoform X2, with translation MEAIQASFQKVEKIGEGTYGVVYKARNKRTGQLVALKKIRLDAESEGVPSTAIREISLLKELKHPNIVRLLDVIHSQKKLYMVFEYLNQDLKKYMDSCQAGELPLSLVKNYLFQLLQGVSFCHSHRVIHRDLKPQNLLINEAGAIKLADFGLARAFGVPLRTYTHEVVTLWYRAPEILLGCRYYSTPVDIWSIGCIFAEMMTRKALFPGDSEIDQLFQIFRTLGTPTEVTWPGVTQLPDYKGSFPRWPRKEMKDIVPNLDRDGRDLLTLLLYDPSKRISAKAALNHQYFLCRNSGSPEQPPVLRRDCR, from the exons ATGGAGGCCATCCAGGCGTCCTTCCAGAAGGTGGAGAAGATTGGGGAGGGCACCTATGGCGTGGTGTACAAGGCTCGCAACAAGCGCACGGGGCAGCTGGTGGCCCTCAAGAAGATCCGCCTGGACGC GGAGTCAgagggtgtccccagcactgcaatCCGAGAAATCTCactgctgaaggagctgaagcaCCCGAACATAGTCAG GCTCCTGGATGTCATACACAGCCAGAAGAAGCTCTACATGGTGTTTGAGTATCTGAATCAGGACCTGAAGAAGTACATGGACTCATGCCAAGCTGGAGAGCTTCCTTTAAGCTTGGTCAAG AACTaccttttccagctgctgcagggtgtgAGCTTCTGCCACTCGCACAGGGTCATCCACAGGGACTTGAAGCCACAGAACTTGCTCATTAACGAAGCAGGAGCAATCAAGCTGGCTGATTTTGGACTGGCAAGAGCCTTCGGGGTCCCCCTCCGCACATACACTCATGAG GTGGTGACTCTGTGGTACCGAGCCCCTGAGATACTGCTGGGATGCAGATACTACTCAACCCCTGTGGATATCTGGAGCATTGGCTGCATCTTTGCAGAAATG atGACCAGGAAGGCCCTGTTTCCAGGGGACTCCGAGATCGATCAGCTCTTCCAGATCTTTCGCACTCTGGGCACTCCCACCGaggtgacctggcctggtgtgacCCAGCTCCCTGATTACAAGGGCAGCTTTCCCCGGTGGCCAAGGAAGGAGATGAAGGACATTGTTCCAAACTTAGATCGAGATGGGAGAGACTTACTGACG TTGCTCCTGTATGATCCCAGCAAGCGCATCTCAGCCAAAGCAGCTCTCAACCACCAGTACTTCCTCTGCAGAAACTCTGGGAGCCCTGAACAGCCGCCTGTGCTGCGGAGGGACTGCAGATGA